In Cyclopterus lumpus isolate fCycLum1 chromosome 17, fCycLum1.pri, whole genome shotgun sequence, a genomic segment contains:
- the LOC117746464 gene encoding caytaxin-like encodes MGTTEATLRMDSMEVKDEWQDEDFPRPLPEDGDVDSSCGLTDNRTNPPSTLNVESMAQRKRRTLVAPDMNLSLDQSEGSVLSDEFLETPDDLDINVDDIETPDETDSLEFISNGNELEWEDDTPVATAKRLPGESDEERDSSGRLWRTVIIGDQEQRIDMQVIRPYLRVVTHGGYYGEGLNAIIVFAACCLPDSGCEDYTYIMENIFLYVVSSLELLVAEDYMIVYLNGATPRRKMPGISWLKRCYQMIDRKLRKNLKCLLIAHPTWFIRTVLAISRPFISVKFMDKIRYVHTLEELSQIIPMEHVQIPECVLQYDDEKIQAQGERLHQEKQQSNSILPKERPKSMIAEVGRDI; translated from the exons ATGGGTACAACAGAAGCCACCTTACGCATGGACAGCATGGAGGTTAAAGATGAGTGGCAGGATGAAGACTTCCCCAG GCCACTACCAGAGGATGGCGATGTTGATTCTTCATGTGGCCTCACTGACAACAGAACCA ATCCTCCCTCCACTCTGAATGTGGAGTCCATGGCCCAGCGTAAGCGTCGCACTCTGGTCGCCCCCGACATGAACCTCTCCCTGGATCAGAGCGAAGGGTCGGTGCTCTCTGATGAGTTTCTGGAAACGCCTGACGACCTGGACATCAATGTAGACGACATTGAGACTCCTGATGAAACCGACTCTCTGGAGTTCATCAGCAATGGCAACGAGCTGGAGTGGGAAG ATGACACTCCTGTGGCTACTGCCAAGCGTCTTCCAGGTGAaagtgatgaggagagagactcctctggtcgACTGTGGCGAACAGTGATCATCGGTGACCAAGAGCAGAGGATTGACATGCAGGTCATCAGACCATACCTGAGGGTTGTCACACATGGAG GTTATTATGGCGAGGGTCTGAACGCCATCATCGTGTTTGCAGCCTGCTGCCTTCCTGACAGTGGCTGTGAGGACTACACGTACATCATGGAGAACATCTTCCT TTACGTTGTGAGCagcctggagctgctggtggcaGAAGATTACATGATTGTTTACCTGAACGGAGCAACTCCTCGCAGGAAGATGCCCGGCATCAGCTGGCTGAAGAGGTGCTACcagatgattgacaggaa ACTGAGGAAGAATCTCAAGTGTCTCCTCATTGCTCACCCAACGTGGTTCATCCGGACCGTCCTGGCCATCTCAAGACCTTTCATCAG CGTGAAGTTCATGGATAAGATCCGTTACGTTCACACCCTGGAGGAGCTCAGCCAGATCATCCCCATGGAGCATGTGCAGATCCCTGAGTGTGTGTTGCA gtATGATGATGAGAAGATACAAGCACAAGGGGAAAG ACTTCACCAAGAGAAGCAGCAGAGCAACTCAATACTGCCTAAAGAAAG GCCAAAGTCAATGATAGCAGAGGTTGGCCGTGACATCTGA
- the LOC117746345 gene encoding excitatory amino acid transporter 1-like: MGSVLYCLEEILLSEMMPSLNDLSELDSVEVTEPQETQTYVKCNKPSGHVSPQNASNVVAFLMRNAFVVFTLAAVALGIGTGFALRHINMSAKDVKYLTFPGEILMRLLQMLVLPLIISSVIAGISSVDMMAFGKIVLKAFSYYMVTTFIATFTGIALAVHIQPGKSSWTASVPSSGNAEAVQTVDSFLDIIRNMNPSNLVEACFRKYKTVYSRSVTVTNENNDTVPGPGTLDGVNILGLLFFSVAFGLILGRMENEAKPLRDFFDCLNKSIMHLVNIVIWYSPVGLFFLLAGQIVKVTDSEEIGRRVFMYALTVTTGLLIHSLLTLPLIYFIVTRKNPFRFMLGLLQALTTAFGTSSSSAALPITLYCMEGIHNMNKQVTRFMLPIGATMNMDGAALYEAVAALFIAQINNMDFNLGQIIVLSLIVTVASTGAAGIPQAGMVSMILVLDSAGLPTEDISLLMIVDWILDRLRTTTNVLGDCVGVSVVQHLSTKELQHSSPADTSFEEDSSQMRTL; encoded by the exons ATGGG ATCTGTGTTATACTGTTTGGAGGAAATACTCTTGTCAGAGATGATGCCAAGCCTTAATGACCTGTCTGAGTTGGACTCAGTAGAGGTTACAGAACCCCAGGAAACCCAAACATACGTCAAATGTAATAAGCCCTCAGGTCATGTATCTCCCCAGAATGCATCTAATGTTGTGGCTTTTCTCATGAGaaatgcttttgttgttttcacattggCTGCTGTCGCATTAG GGATTGGCACAGGCTTTGCATTACGCCACATTAATATGTCAGCCAAGGATGTAAAATATTTAACCTTTCCTGGAGAGATCCTGATGAGACTCCTGCAGATGTTGGTGCTTCCTCTCATCATTTCTAGTGTGATTGCAGG tatttcatCTGTGGACATGATGGCTTTTGGTAAAATTGTGCTAAAGGCCTTCAGCTATTACATGGTCACCACCTTTATTGCTACATTCACTGGCATCGCCTTAGCTGTTCATATTCAACCAGGGAAATCATCCTGGACTGCctcagtgccctctagtggtaaTGCAGAGGCTGTGCAGACTGTGGATTCCTTTCTAGATATAATCAG aaacatgaaTCCCTCAAATTTGGTGGAAGCTTGTTTCAGAAAG TACAAAACAGTTTATTCCAGGAGTGTGACAGTGACCAATGAAAACA ATGACACAGTACCAGGGCCAGGAACCTTAGACGGAGTCAATATTTTGGGtctactgtttttttctgtcgCCTTTGGCCTCATCTTGGGCAGAATGGAGAATGAAGCAAAACCTCTGAGGGATTTCTTTGACTGCCTGAATAAATCCATTATGCATCTGGTCAACATAGTCATCTG GTATTCCCCAGTGGGGCTCTTCTTCCTATTGGCGGGACAGATTGTGAAGGTGACAGACTCCGAAGAGATAGGTCGCAGAGTTTTCATGTACGCTCTCACTGTAACCACTGGCCTCCTAATCCACAGCCTCCTCACCCTTCCCCTCATCTATTTCATTGTCACACGAAAGAATCCATTCAGATTTATGCTCGGTCTACTCCAGGCTCTGACCACTGCCTTTGGGACTTCGTCAAG ttcTGCAGCCCTACCTATTACCCTCTACTGTATGGAGGGAATTCACAACATGAACAAACAAGTGACACGCTTCATGCTCCCTATTGGGGCCACAATGAACATGGATGGTGCAGCACTCTATGAAGCTGTAGCTGCATTATTCATTGCCCAGATTAATAATATGGACTTTAACCTGGGTCAAATCATTGTCCTCAG TTTGATTGTCACAGTTGCAAGCACTGGTGCAGCGGGCATCCCACAGGCCGGCATGGTATCCATGATACTTGTGTTGGACTCAGCTGGATTGCCCACTGAAGATATATCACTGCTCATGATAGTTGATTGGATTCT GGATCGTCTACGGACTACCACCAATGTGCTGGGTGACTGTGTCGGTGTGAGTGTAGTGCAGCATCTGTCCACAAAGGAGCTGCAGCACTCCAGCCCTGCAGATACAAGTTTTGAGGAGGACAGCTCCCAGATGCGCACCCTGTGA